A genomic segment from Yimella sp. cx-51 encodes:
- a CDS encoding sulfite exporter TauE/SafE family protein gives MPWTEALLILLAGMAAGTINTIVGSGTLVTFPTLLAFGVPSVTANVSNTVGLVAGGLSGTWGYRREVRTCATELKRLAPMSFLGAVVGALLLIKLPPEAFSAIVPALILAGVLLVIFGPRLQRWAAKNQADSDSAGRRGLLAAGVFVAGIYGGYFGAAQGVLLMGLMSVLLAQPLQRLNGVKNVLGTIVNSVAALTFIIVSTQHVNWTIAGLIAVGSLIGGFIGAHFGRKLPPNVLRGFIVVIGVVAIVNLLVK, from the coding sequence ATGCCTTGGACGGAAGCGCTGCTCATCCTGCTGGCCGGGATGGCAGCGGGCACGATCAACACGATCGTCGGTTCGGGCACCCTGGTGACCTTTCCGACGCTGCTCGCGTTCGGCGTCCCCAGCGTGACCGCGAATGTGTCGAACACCGTCGGCCTGGTTGCAGGTGGCCTCAGTGGCACCTGGGGTTACCGCCGGGAGGTGCGCACCTGCGCCACTGAACTCAAGCGACTCGCCCCGATGTCCTTCCTCGGCGCCGTCGTCGGGGCGTTGCTGCTGATCAAACTGCCGCCGGAGGCGTTCAGCGCGATCGTCCCAGCGCTGATCCTGGCCGGTGTGCTGCTGGTCATCTTCGGGCCCCGACTGCAGCGCTGGGCTGCCAAGAACCAGGCTGACAGTGACTCAGCCGGACGGCGCGGACTTCTCGCTGCGGGTGTCTTCGTCGCCGGCATCTACGGCGGCTATTTCGGTGCGGCACAAGGCGTTCTGCTGATGGGCTTGATGAGCGTGTTGCTCGCACAGCCGCTGCAGCGCCTCAACGGCGTCAAGAACGTCCTCGGCACCATCGTCAACTCGGTCGCCGCACTGACCTTCATCATCGTGTCGACACAGCACGTCAACTGGACGATCGCCGGGCTCATCGCCGTCGGATCATTGATCGGCGGGTTCATCGGCGCCCACTTCGGCCGCAAACTGCCGCCGAACGTCCTGCGCGGGTTCATCGTCGTCATCGGCGTGGTCGCGATCGTCAACCTGCTGGTGAAGTGA
- a CDS encoding ABC transporter ATP-binding protein: MSDVLAFAGVTVVRGDKKLLDDVTWEVEEGERWVVLGPNGAGKTTLLQLAAARMHPSSGVAGVLAEVLGAVNVFELRPRIGLASAAVAERIPAQEKVSDVVVTASYAIVGRWREEYDSLDHARAKELLAAMGADHLADRRFGTLSEGERKRVQIARALMTDPELMLLDEPAAGLDLGGREDLVRRLSELAEDIYAPAMVLVTHHVEEIPPGFTDVLMLRDGKVVAAGPIETTMTAQNLSDTFGMPLHLDRHGDRWSARSSS; this comes from the coding sequence ATGAGTGATGTCTTGGCCTTCGCCGGAGTGACCGTCGTGCGTGGCGACAAGAAGCTGCTGGACGATGTCACCTGGGAGGTCGAGGAGGGCGAACGCTGGGTCGTGCTCGGCCCGAACGGCGCCGGCAAGACCACCCTGTTGCAGCTCGCGGCCGCCAGGATGCACCCCTCGAGCGGCGTCGCAGGTGTACTCGCCGAGGTGCTCGGCGCGGTGAATGTCTTCGAGCTACGCCCGCGCATCGGTCTGGCGTCCGCCGCTGTGGCAGAACGCATTCCGGCGCAGGAGAAGGTGAGCGACGTCGTGGTCACGGCGTCGTACGCGATCGTCGGACGCTGGCGCGAGGAGTACGACTCGCTCGATCACGCCCGCGCCAAGGAACTGCTTGCGGCGATGGGCGCCGACCACCTGGCCGACCGCCGGTTCGGCACGTTGAGCGAGGGCGAGCGCAAGCGGGTGCAGATCGCTCGCGCCCTCATGACCGACCCTGAACTCATGTTGCTGGACGAACCGGCCGCCGGGCTCGACCTGGGCGGACGCGAAGACCTGGTGCGCCGCTTGTCCGAACTCGCCGAAGACATCTACGCGCCGGCCATGGTGCTGGTCACCCACCACGTCGAAGAGATCCCGCCCGGTTTCACCGATGTGCTGATGCTGCGCGACGGCAAGGTCGTAGCGGCCGGTCCGATCGAGACGACGATGACCGCGCAGAACCTCTCCGACACCTTCGGCATGCCCCTGCACCTCGATCGCCACGGCGACCGCTGGAGTGCGCGTTCGAGCTCGTGA